Proteins encoded within one genomic window of Bacillus thuringiensis:
- a CDS encoding single-stranded DNA-binding protein, with protein sequence MMNRVVLIGRLTKEPELYYTKQGVAYARICVAVNRGFRNSLGEQQVDFINCVVWRKSAENVTEYCKKGSLVGITGRIQTSNYDDEKGKRIYRTEVVIESITFLERRREGAS encoded by the coding sequence ATGATGAATCGAGTTGTATTAATCGGTAGATTGACAAAGGAGCCAGAATTATACTACACAAAACAAGGCGTTGCTTATGCACGAATATGTGTTGCTGTGAATAGAGGATTTCGAAATAGTTTAGGTGAACAACAAGTCGATTTTATTAATTGTGTCGTTTGGCGAAAATCGGCTGAGAATGTAACTGAATATTGTAAGAAGGGATCACTTGTTGGGATTACAGGGCGTATTCAGACTAGTAATTACGATGATGAAAAAGGTAAGAGAATATATAGAACTGAAGTTGTGATTGAGAGTATTACCTTTTTGGAGAGAAGGCGGGAGGGGGCATCGTAA
- a CDS encoding HD domain-containing protein: MTKQEKIQKTITFVKHILEKDASGHDWYHIERVHKLAISLSEQEGGNRFIIEMAALLHDVADEKLNESEEAGMKKVSDWLEELYVEEEESKHVLHIIANMSYKGGHGGKVDSLEGKLVQDADRLDALGAIGIARTFAYGGAKGRLMYDPAISPREVMTKDEYRKNNDPSLNHFYEKLLKLKDLMNTNAAKQEAEVRHRYMEQFIEQFMKEWNAQI; the protein is encoded by the coding sequence ATGACAAAACAAGAAAAGATTCAAAAAACAATTACTTTTGTAAAACATATTTTAGAAAAAGATGCGAGTGGGCATGATTGGTATCATATTGAACGCGTACATAAACTGGCGATTTCTTTATCCGAGCAAGAAGGAGGAAATCGTTTTATAATTGAAATGGCAGCATTACTTCACGATGTGGCAGATGAGAAGTTAAATGAAAGTGAAGAAGCAGGAATGAAAAAAGTTTCTGATTGGTTAGAAGAGTTATATGTTGAAGAAGAGGAAAGTAAACATGTTCTTCATATCATCGCCAATATGTCTTATAAAGGTGGTCATGGCGGTAAAGTGGATTCACTTGAAGGGAAGCTTGTTCAAGATGCAGATCGCTTAGATGCTCTAGGAGCAATTGGAATAGCTCGTACATTTGCGTATGGTGGAGCGAAAGGGAGATTAATGTATGATCCAGCTATTTCGCCGCGTGAAGTGATGACGAAAGATGAATATAGAAAAAATAACGATCCATCTTTAAATCATTTCTATGAAAAACTTTTAAAACTAAAAGACTTAATGAACACGAACGCAGCAAAACAAGAGGCTGAAGTTCGTCATCGTTATATGGAACAGTTTATTGAACAATTTATGAAAGAGTGGAATGCACAAATATGA
- a CDS encoding conserved virulence factor C family protein, translated as MKIKAIEPTPSPNTMKVILNEVLPSGARNNYTNENKEQAPMQVQEILKIEGIKGVYHVADFLAVERNAKYDWKVLLQQVRAVFGEEVVEESEEQQLAHFGEVKVFVQMFFTIPMQVKLTDGTSEERVGLPDRFKESIMKVQMSAPNVVKERKWIEQSTRYGNFEEIGKEVVEEIVAAYSEERVNETVKELLNQAGAVEVTIQKREPYKVTEEMMKDSDWKNRFAALEQMDPTEEDIPVLKMALDDEKVSIRRLATAYLGMVKGDEVLPLLYKALLDRSVSVRRTAGDCLSDVGDPAAMFVMIKSLKDPSKLVRWRAAMFLFELGDESAIPALKAAQDDPEFEVAMQARLALERIEGGEEAKGSVWKQMTESRKGE; from the coding sequence GTGAAGATTAAAGCAATTGAACCGACGCCAAGTCCAAATACAATGAAAGTTATTTTGAATGAAGTATTACCATCAGGAGCGCGTAATAATTATACAAATGAAAATAAAGAACAAGCACCAATGCAAGTGCAAGAAATTTTGAAAATTGAAGGTATTAAAGGTGTGTATCATGTAGCCGATTTTTTAGCAGTCGAGCGAAATGCAAAGTATGACTGGAAAGTTTTATTACAACAAGTTCGTGCAGTTTTTGGCGAAGAAGTAGTGGAAGAAAGTGAAGAACAACAACTTGCTCATTTTGGAGAAGTGAAAGTGTTTGTTCAAATGTTCTTTACAATTCCAATGCAAGTAAAGTTAACAGATGGAACATCGGAAGAACGTGTTGGCTTACCAGATCGTTTCAAAGAATCGATTATGAAAGTACAAATGTCTGCACCAAACGTTGTAAAAGAGCGTAAATGGATAGAACAAAGTACACGTTACGGTAATTTTGAAGAAATCGGGAAAGAAGTAGTAGAAGAGATTGTTGCTGCTTATTCAGAAGAACGTGTAAATGAAACGGTTAAAGAATTATTAAATCAAGCAGGTGCTGTTGAAGTAACGATTCAAAAGCGTGAGCCGTATAAAGTAACAGAAGAGATGATGAAAGATTCTGACTGGAAAAACCGTTTTGCAGCATTAGAACAAATGGATCCTACTGAAGAAGATATTCCAGTATTAAAAATGGCGTTAGATGATGAAAAAGTTTCAATACGCCGTTTAGCAACAGCGTATTTAGGTATGGTAAAAGGTGATGAAGTATTACCGTTATTATATAAAGCGTTGTTAGATCGCTCTGTAAGTGTTCGTCGTACTGCAGGAGATTGTTTATCAGATGTAGGTGATCCGGCAGCGATGTTCGTTATGATTAAATCTTTGAAAGATCCAAGTAAATTAGTACGCTGGCGTGCAGCGATGTTCTTATTTGAACTTGGAGATGAAAGTGCGATTCCAGCATTAAAAGCAGCGCAAGATGATCCAGAGTTTGAAGTAGCGATGCAAGCACGCCTAGCATTAGAGCGTATTGAAGGCGGAGAAGAAGCAAAAGGTTCTGTATGGAAACAAATGACGGAGTCTCGTAAAGGGGAATAA
- a CDS encoding class I SAM-dependent methyltransferase, with the protein MIVTTAGRTNKEMTDYANKVAAELNSFFVKRNDIPVHKLHEQYEQDVLVVGKNRLAIYPKGTEESFFFHPNSAMFRVKRLMRGEHDPFVQATQLESGMTVLDCTLGMASDSIVASYVVGESGTVTGLEGNEYMAYIMRNGLKTWSSSVSEIDEAMQRIQVKQTEHFSFLAQCEDNSYDVVYLDPMFEETVIESDGIKGLKHFALYHDITDETIAEAKRVARKRVVLKDHFRSSRFEKHNFHVYKRKSAKFHFGVIDPC; encoded by the coding sequence ATGATCGTAACAACAGCAGGTAGAACGAACAAAGAAATGACAGATTATGCAAATAAGGTAGCAGCAGAATTAAATAGTTTTTTCGTTAAACGTAATGACATACCAGTACATAAGCTACATGAGCAGTATGAACAAGATGTGCTTGTCGTAGGGAAGAACCGATTAGCTATTTATCCAAAAGGAACAGAAGAATCGTTTTTCTTTCATCCAAACTCAGCGATGTTTCGTGTGAAAAGATTAATGCGCGGAGAACACGACCCATTTGTACAAGCCACGCAATTAGAGAGCGGAATGACAGTGTTAGATTGTACGCTCGGTATGGCATCAGATAGTATTGTAGCTAGTTATGTTGTTGGTGAAAGTGGAACAGTAACAGGACTTGAAGGTAATGAATATATGGCTTATATCATGAGAAATGGTTTGAAAACATGGTCTTCATCTGTTTCTGAAATCGATGAAGCAATGCAAAGAATCCAAGTAAAGCAAACGGAGCATTTTTCATTTTTAGCGCAATGTGAAGACAATAGTTACGATGTCGTTTACCTTGATCCGATGTTTGAAGAAACTGTCATAGAATCCGATGGAATTAAAGGATTAAAACACTTCGCTTTGTATCATGATATTACTGACGAAACAATTGCGGAGGCAAAACGAGTGGCAAGAAAACGTGTCGTTTTGAAAGATCATTTCCGTAGTTCTAGATTTGAAAAACACAATTTTCATGTATACAAAAGAAAAAGTGCTAAGTTTCACTTTGGTGTAATTGACCCTTGCTAA
- a CDS encoding Bax inhibitor-1/YccA family membrane protein: MRTSNPMLKKEAFRKEGASASAMTIGGTVGKTFIMLILLLATSVYSYIQMMQGTMKMPVLIGALIVAAIIAFASMFFPRISPFGAPIYAAVEGVVLGSISAVYTMKFGDSIVLNAVLLTISILFAMLVLYATRVVKVTDKFRTGVMAATLGIMVMYLVVFLLNMFGVTVPYIHQGGTIGIIISAVVIVVAALNLLLDFDLIENGVRSQAPKYMEWYTAMGLMLTLVWLYLEILRFVSYFTKND; this comes from the coding sequence ATGAGAACATCTAATCCAATGTTGAAAAAAGAGGCATTCCGTAAAGAGGGAGCAAGCGCTTCTGCGATGACGATTGGCGGAACAGTAGGCAAAACGTTTATTATGCTTATCTTGCTACTTGCAACGTCTGTCTATTCATACATACAAATGATGCAGGGGACGATGAAGATGCCAGTGTTAATTGGTGCTTTAATCGTTGCGGCAATCATCGCATTTGCGTCAATGTTCTTCCCGCGTATTTCACCTTTTGGTGCACCAATCTATGCGGCGGTAGAAGGGGTTGTATTAGGTAGTATTTCAGCGGTTTATACAATGAAATTTGGCGATTCTATCGTTTTAAATGCTGTATTACTAACAATCTCAATTCTATTTGCAATGTTAGTGTTATATGCAACGCGTGTAGTAAAGGTAACGGATAAATTCCGTACAGGCGTGATGGCAGCAACACTTGGAATTATGGTTATGTATTTAGTCGTATTTCTACTAAACATGTTTGGTGTAACTGTTCCGTACATTCACCAAGGCGGTACGATTGGTATTATTATTAGTGCAGTTGTTATCGTAGTTGCTGCATTAAACTTATTACTAGATTTCGATTTAATCGAAAATGGTGTACGTAGTCAAGCTCCGAAATATATGGAGTGGTACACTGCGATGGGACTAATGCTTACATTAGTTTGGTTATACTTAGAAATTCTTCGTTTCGTTTCTTACTTTACGAAAAATGACTAA
- a CDS encoding ABC-F family ATP-binding cassette domain-containing protein, which produces MKMLTVENLSKSYGEKPLFDGLSFSIAEGHRAGIIGVNGTGKSTLLKIIAGLETPDTGDMTHSRGYTISYLSQQPEFDEKLTVLEQVFHGDTPLIRLLRDYEQSLLNIEKDPSNEKVQEQLFAVQQRMDAMSAWEANASAKSLLTKLGITDFTATVGNLSGGQKKRIAMAQCFIETPDLLILDEPTNHLDHETVEWLEEYLARYNGAVLLVTHDRYFLDRVTNRIFELDNGKLYSYEGNYSTFLEAKALREEQEIAQESKRQNLYRRELAWIRRGAKARSTKQKARIQRFDELKGQEGPAAKQSVDIALSGSRLGKKVLELKDVTKKFGDKTVLHNFNHIVKPGDRIGIIGANGSGKSSLLNMLAGKLSPDSGEVEVGQTVKVAYYTQENEEMNLNQRMIEYIKEIAEVIHTTDGKVIGASQMLERFLFPTHSHGTPLGKLSGGERRRLYLLRILMGEPNVLLLDEPTNDLDTQTLTVLEDYLEDFPGVVLTVSHDRYFLDKVVDELFIFSGGGEVREFLGSYTDFLEMEKTKELIEKAEVQKEKKVVEEAPKQQRKRKLSYNEQREWETIEDTIAELEEKIESIGEELAKVGSDFTKAQELSEAQQKTEEELEKTMERWSELSDIVEGLK; this is translated from the coding sequence ATGAAAATGTTAACTGTGGAAAACTTATCGAAATCATACGGAGAAAAACCGTTATTTGATGGATTATCATTTAGTATTGCAGAAGGACACCGTGCCGGAATTATCGGTGTAAACGGTACTGGTAAATCGACATTATTAAAAATTATTGCAGGGTTAGAAACTCCTGATACAGGTGATATGACGCATTCACGTGGTTATACAATTAGTTATTTATCACAGCAACCAGAGTTTGATGAAAAACTAACAGTTTTAGAGCAAGTGTTCCATGGTGATACACCTTTAATTCGTCTTCTTCGTGATTATGAACAATCGTTATTAAATATCGAAAAAGATCCAAGTAATGAAAAAGTACAGGAACAATTATTTGCAGTGCAGCAACGTATGGATGCGATGAGTGCATGGGAAGCAAATGCGAGTGCAAAATCGTTATTAACGAAATTAGGAATTACTGATTTCACAGCAACTGTTGGAAACCTATCTGGTGGACAAAAAAAGCGTATTGCAATGGCGCAATGTTTTATTGAAACACCGGATCTATTAATTTTAGATGAGCCTACGAACCATCTTGACCATGAGACAGTGGAATGGTTAGAGGAATATTTAGCACGATATAATGGTGCCGTATTACTTGTAACCCATGATCGTTATTTCTTAGATCGTGTGACGAATCGTATTTTCGAATTAGACAATGGAAAACTGTATAGTTATGAAGGGAATTACAGTACGTTTTTAGAAGCGAAAGCACTTCGTGAAGAACAAGAAATTGCGCAAGAATCAAAACGTCAAAACTTATATCGCCGCGAACTAGCATGGATCCGCCGCGGTGCAAAAGCTCGTTCGACAAAGCAAAAAGCACGTATTCAACGATTTGATGAGTTAAAAGGTCAAGAAGGACCAGCTGCAAAACAGTCAGTTGATATTGCGCTTAGCGGGAGTCGCCTTGGCAAAAAAGTACTTGAGTTAAAAGATGTAACGAAAAAATTCGGTGATAAAACGGTATTACACAACTTTAATCATATTGTGAAACCAGGAGATCGTATCGGAATCATTGGAGCGAATGGAAGTGGGAAATCTTCTCTTTTAAATATGCTTGCAGGTAAGCTATCTCCTGATAGTGGTGAAGTTGAAGTAGGGCAAACTGTAAAAGTTGCTTATTATACGCAAGAAAACGAAGAGATGAATTTAAATCAACGTATGATTGAATACATTAAAGAGATTGCAGAAGTTATTCATACGACAGATGGAAAAGTAATTGGTGCATCTCAAATGCTAGAACGTTTCTTATTCCCAACGCATTCACATGGTACACCACTTGGTAAACTATCTGGTGGTGAAAGAAGACGTTTATATTTATTACGTATTTTAATGGGAGAACCAAACGTACTATTACTTGATGAACCTACGAATGATCTAGATACACAAACATTAACAGTACTGGAAGATTATTTAGAAGATTTCCCAGGTGTCGTTTTAACTGTATCGCATGACCGTTACTTCTTAGATAAAGTAGTAGATGAATTGTTCATCTTTAGTGGTGGAGGCGAAGTGCGTGAATTCCTAGGTAGTTATACGGACTTTTTAGAAATGGAAAAGACAAAAGAACTTATTGAAAAGGCGGAAGTTCAAAAAGAGAAAAAAGTGGTAGAAGAAGCGCCGAAACAACAACGTAAACGTAAACTTTCATACAATGAGCAGCGTGAATGGGAAACAATTGAAGATACAATTGCCGAACTAGAAGAGAAAATTGAGTCAATTGGAGAAGAACTTGCGAAAGTTGGATCTGACTTCACAAAGGCACAAGAATTATCTGAAGCACAGCAGAAAACAGAAGAAGAGCTAGAAAAAACGATGGAAAGATGGAGTGAACTATCAGACATCGTTGAAGGATTAAAATAA
- a CDS encoding thiol-disulfide oxidoreductase DCC family protein, with protein sequence MIVFYDSWCPMCTAVAERTKKLDKKGKMKFVSFRNEDVVEKYELSQELQSKMEQRLYIFKNNKWYDGIYSIHVLAKAVPSYWFAVPFIKLSIVLGFGNKVYDYIANNRKLVPVGHCRGGVCEIPTKK encoded by the coding sequence ATGATTGTTTTCTATGATAGTTGGTGTCCGATGTGTACTGCAGTTGCAGAACGTACGAAAAAATTAGATAAAAAGGGTAAGATGAAATTTGTTTCATTTCGAAATGAAGATGTGGTTGAGAAGTATGAGCTTTCTCAAGAACTACAAAGTAAGATGGAACAAAGATTGTATATTTTTAAAAATAATAAATGGTATGACGGCATTTATAGCATACATGTATTAGCAAAGGCCGTTCCATCTTATTGGTTTGCCGTGCCTTTTATAAAGTTATCTATCGTACTTGGATTTGGAAATAAAGTATACGATTATATCGCTAACAATAGAAAACTTGTCCCAGTTGGACATTGCCGCGGTGGGGTTTGTGAAATCCCTACAAAAAAATGA
- a CDS encoding DUF4318 domain-containing protein, with protein MMKEKKGIMKKLFSKSFFIELDEALTYPSSKVITSAIEGYATECNERLKFESKVKPITFYLENVMYRAEIKMARGGYYISCTEV; from the coding sequence ATGATGAAAGAGAAGAAGGGGATTATGAAAAAACTATTTTCTAAAAGTTTTTTCATAGAACTAGATGAAGCTTTAACGTATCCATCATCAAAAGTTATTACTTCAGCGATTGAAGGATATGCAACTGAATGCAATGAAAGACTAAAATTTGAGAGTAAAGTTAAACCGATTACTTTCTACTTAGAAAATGTAATGTACCGTGCTGAAATAAAGATGGCTCGCGGAGGATATTACATATCTTGTACTGAAGTGTAA
- a CDS encoding class I SAM-dependent methyltransferase, with amino-acid sequence METYDWNSKLTYLKNTRDLYYNDDYVSFLVNTVWKINKPVHIVDFGCGYGYLGLVLMPLLPKGSKYTGIDSGGTLLAEARELFRLLPYESEFLEGNATEIELKDTYDIAICHAFLLHMSSPKTMLQKMMHSVKKGGKIICFEPHWISNMSSYVLDGEEQSEIIRLGVLQKLFESDIKRSGKDGNIGMKIPIFLNELGVKNIECRVSDKVNFLDSNMHYNDKQRLYHSLKEEGIAGNPGDKQQFIERLMTRGLTYNDALAQYEAELRFFKAFQMHSSLVYAPNMKITFGEIVC; translated from the coding sequence TTGGAAACATACGACTGGAACAGTAAACTAACTTATTTAAAAAATACAAGAGATTTATATTACAACGACGATTATGTAAGCTTTTTAGTAAATACAGTTTGGAAGATTAATAAGCCCGTACATATCGTTGATTTCGGTTGTGGATATGGTTATTTAGGCTTAGTATTAATGCCATTACTTCCAAAAGGTTCAAAGTATACAGGTATTGATAGCGGGGGAACATTACTTGCTGAAGCGAGAGAATTGTTTCGTTTACTTCCGTATGAGTCAGAATTTCTTGAAGGGAATGCTACAGAGATTGAATTGAAAGATACATACGATATAGCAATCTGTCATGCCTTCTTATTACATATGAGTTCACCAAAAACGATGCTACAAAAAATGATGCATTCAGTTAAAAAGGGCGGAAAAATAATCTGTTTTGAACCACATTGGATATCAAATATGTCTTCATACGTGTTAGATGGGGAGGAGCAATCGGAAATTATCAGGCTAGGTGTTTTGCAGAAGTTATTTGAAAGTGACATCAAGAGAAGCGGGAAAGATGGGAATATTGGTATGAAAATACCGATATTTTTAAATGAACTAGGCGTAAAAAATATTGAATGTAGAGTAAGTGATAAAGTGAATTTTTTAGATTCTAATATGCATTATAATGATAAACAAAGGTTGTATCACTCATTAAAAGAAGAGGGGATTGCAGGGAATCCAGGTGATAAGCAGCAATTTATAGAACGTTTAATGACTAGAGGATTAACATATAATGATGCGCTAGCTCAATATGAAGCTGAACTCCGATTTTTTAAAGCATTTCAAATGCATTCTTCTTTAGTATATGCTCCGAATATGAAAATTACATTTGGTGAAATAGTATGTTAA
- a CDS encoding BrxA/BrxB family bacilliredoxin, which produces MSNAYEEYMRQMVIPMRQELVRSGFEELTTEEAVTEFMENTSGTTLVVVNSVCGCAAGLARPSAGQAVVRAEKQPDHLVTVFAGQDKDATAKMREYFGEIPPSSPSMALLKGKEVVHFIHRHEIEGATMDEIITNLEQAFEKNC; this is translated from the coding sequence ATGTCAAATGCTTATGAAGAATACATGCGCCAAATGGTAATCCCAATGCGCCAAGAGTTAGTGCGTTCTGGGTTTGAAGAGTTAACTACAGAAGAAGCTGTAACAGAATTTATGGAAAATACATCAGGTACAACTTTAGTAGTTGTAAACTCTGTTTGTGGTTGTGCAGCTGGTTTAGCACGTCCATCAGCAGGTCAAGCGGTTGTTCGTGCTGAAAAACAACCTGATCATCTTGTAACTGTATTCGCAGGCCAAGATAAAGATGCTACTGCAAAAATGCGTGAATACTTCGGAGAAATTCCTCCATCTTCACCATCTATGGCATTATTAAAAGGAAAAGAAGTTGTTCACTTCATTCACCGTCATGAAATTGAAGGTGCAACTATGGACGAAATTATTACGAACTTAGAACAAGCTTTCGAAAAGAATTGCTAA
- the argS gene encoding arginine--tRNA ligase, which yields MEYKTQFAESLSNIFTNELTQKQILDSIETPKQDEFGDAAFPCFSLAKQYKKAPAIIAKEVAEKLSDPFFTKVEAVGPYVNVFFNRETVNDTVLKTILAEKEEYGHNHFGCEKTVVIDYSSPNIAKPFSMGHLRSTMIGNSLKHIAEKCGYEVVGINYIGDWGTQFGKLITAYKKWGNEAVVKEDPIRELFKLYVQFHEEVKDDEELEEEGRAWFKKLEEGDEEAVELWNWFRHESLKEFSRIYELLSVEFTNFQGEAFYNNLMEDFIGILEEHDLIEESEGALVVNLEEEGMPPCLIRKSDGATIYATRDLTAALYRQNTFSFDKALYVVGPEQSLHFNQFFTVLKKLGYTWVDGMEHVPFGFILKDGKKMSTRKGRVILLEEVLEEAIELAKQNIEEKNPNLKQKEEVAKQVGVGAVIFHDLKNERMHNIEFSLENMLKFEGETGPYVQYTHARACSILRKESVEFETCTFALKDDHSWSVVKLLNKFPQVIEIAFNKNEPSVISKYVLDVAQSFNKYYGNVHILDENAEKDSRLALVYAVTVVLKEGLRLLGVEAPEEM from the coding sequence ATGGAGTATAAAACGCAGTTTGCGGAAAGTTTATCTAATATTTTCACGAATGAATTAACGCAAAAGCAAATTTTAGATTCAATCGAAACACCAAAACAAGATGAATTCGGAGATGCAGCGTTCCCATGCTTTTCATTAGCGAAGCAATATAAAAAAGCACCAGCTATTATTGCAAAGGAAGTTGCGGAGAAATTAAGCGATCCATTTTTTACGAAAGTAGAAGCCGTTGGTCCTTATGTAAATGTATTTTTTAATCGTGAAACTGTAAATGATACAGTATTAAAAACGATTTTAGCGGAGAAAGAAGAGTACGGTCACAATCATTTTGGATGTGAAAAAACGGTCGTTATCGATTATTCCTCTCCTAATATCGCAAAGCCTTTTTCAATGGGGCATTTACGTTCTACAATGATTGGAAATTCATTGAAACATATCGCTGAAAAATGTGGGTATGAAGTTGTAGGAATTAATTATATTGGGGACTGGGGAACACAGTTTGGAAAGTTAATTACTGCTTATAAAAAATGGGGAAATGAAGCAGTAGTGAAAGAGGATCCAATACGTGAATTATTTAAGTTATATGTTCAATTTCATGAAGAGGTAAAAGACGACGAAGAACTAGAAGAAGAGGGACGCGCTTGGTTTAAGAAATTAGAAGAAGGTGATGAAGAAGCAGTTGAGCTTTGGAATTGGTTCCGTCACGAATCCTTAAAAGAATTTTCTCGTATTTATGAACTTCTCAGTGTTGAATTTACTAATTTTCAAGGAGAAGCTTTTTATAATAATTTAATGGAAGACTTTATTGGGATTTTAGAAGAACATGATTTGATTGAAGAGTCAGAAGGCGCATTAGTCGTTAATTTAGAAGAAGAGGGAATGCCGCCTTGCTTAATTAGAAAATCAGATGGTGCGACGATTTATGCAACGCGTGACTTAACAGCAGCTCTATATCGTCAAAACACATTTAGTTTTGATAAAGCGTTATACGTAGTTGGCCCAGAACAAAGTTTACACTTCAATCAATTCTTCACTGTATTAAAAAAGCTCGGCTACACTTGGGTTGATGGCATGGAACATGTACCGTTTGGGTTCATTTTAAAAGACGGTAAGAAAATGTCCACACGTAAAGGAAGAGTTATTTTACTCGAAGAAGTACTTGAGGAAGCAATCGAACTTGCAAAACAAAATATTGAAGAGAAAAATCCAAACTTAAAACAAAAAGAAGAAGTAGCAAAGCAAGTCGGTGTAGGGGCAGTTATCTTCCACGATTTAAAAAACGAGCGTATGCATAATATTGAATTTTCTTTAGAAAACATGCTGAAATTTGAAGGGGAAACAGGACCGTACGTACAGTACACACATGCACGTGCTTGCTCTATTTTAAGAAAAGAAAGCGTAGAATTTGAAACGTGTACGTTTGCATTAAAAGATGATCATAGCTGGAGCGTTGTAAAATTACTTAATAAATTCCCACAAGTAATTGAAATAGCCTTCAACAAAAATGAGCCATCGGTTATTTCGAAATACGTATTAGATGTGGCACAATCGTTTAATAAATATTATGGAAATGTGCATATATTAGATGAAAACGCCGAAAAAGACAGTAGACTAGCATTAGTGTATGCTGTGACGGTTGTATTAAAAGAGGGGTTACGTTTACTTGGGGTGGAGGCACCTGAGGAGATGTAA